The following proteins are co-located in the Lagenorhynchus albirostris chromosome 2, mLagAlb1.1, whole genome shotgun sequence genome:
- the LOC132515775 gene encoding Golgi-associated RAB2 interactor protein 4-like, with product MSGDSLLPYHTAQSSTGVGLFNTTTGKLQQQLRKGEYHIFKDAPVFESDFIQITKRGDLIDVHNCVCMVTVGITSSSPVLPLPDTMLLARWATGCEEHAEHSQAAKGKSHEAAKTLELTRLLPLTLVSISTHNREKQQLRVRFATGRSWYLQLCAPLDVQEDLFTSWEELIYLLRPPVESYSCTYAVPAWDMIGLPVFEEEEDGRSPAVEDFQGKWDQDHVSICSLHTCSELAGATSAAFAGGEGIQLDSHKPDTMPDVATAKAKPTVLDKASASRATTKVETAGVAGGTAAGAPSVAVIKPPAPEEQSTATAATASNGPGGSKTSIATGGTARTSLRSRKTVLYSGYASSTSTSLSPEAGVTVVGAEPTGKTAEGRADEEDEGTLVSTLPQEGKVSEQDGSSQRVSQARKARRERREHWGEDRALTSPSLCSSVESHHKAAGNKTIQKAAGPCSGGRRATRDDQKDKGHGSPGGSEQGTAHKGISRAPITNESRTSHKSGRSLSTASAGPTTERLSRISSFFRNVRASLTTKTVASSRDKYVSILVKPVEGTRMEAVVETAESGQGLEITGGVTSDTMEPVTAEAHQ from the exons ATGAGTGGGGACTCTCTGCTCCCGTATCACACGGCCCAGAGCAGCACCGGGGTGGGCCTGTTCAACACCACCACGGGGAAGCTGCAGCAGCAACTGCGCAAGGGCGAATACCACATATTCAAGGACGCACCGGTATTCGAGAGCGACTTTATCCAGATCACGAAGAGGGGAGACCTGATTGACGTGCACAACTGTGTCTGCATGGTGACCGTGGGCATCACATCCAGCAGCCCCGTCCTCCCACTCCCAGACACCATGCTGCTGGCCCGATGGGCCACCGGCTGTGAAGAGCACGCTGAGCACAGCCAGGCCGCCAAGGGCAAGAGCCACGAGGCTGCAAAGACCTTAGAGCTCACCAGGCTCCTGCCCTTGACACTCGTGAGCATCTCCACTCACAATCGTGAGAAACAACAGCTGCGCGTGAGGTTTGCCACTGGCCGCTCCTGGTACCTGCAGCTGTGTGCCCCTCTGGACGTGCAGGAAGACCTCTTCACCTCTTGGGAAGAGCTGATTTACCTCCTGCGACCACCAGTGGAGAGTTACAGCTGCACCTATGCCGTTCCAGCCTGGGACATGATCGGCCTGCCTGTGttcgaggaggaggaggacggcaGGAGCCCGGCAGTGGAGGATTTCCAAGGAAAGTGGGATCAGGACCACGTGAGCATCTGCAGCCTCCACACGTGCTCTGAGCTGGCCGGGGCCACGTCCGCAGCTTTTGCTGGTGGGGAGGGGATCCAACTGGACTCCCACAAGCCCGATACCATGCCCGATGTGGCCACCGCAAAAGCAAAACCTACAGTGCTTGACAAAGCGTCAGCATCGCGGGCAACGACAAAGGTGGAGACAGCGGGGGTGGCAGGAGGCACCGCAGCGGGTGCTCCGAGCGTGGCAGTGATCAAGCCTCCTGCCCCTGAAGAGCAGAGCACGGCCACAGCAGCCACAGCCAGCAACGGTCCAGGAGGAAGCAAAACCAGCATAGCCACCGGGGGCACTGCCAGAACATCCCTGAGGAGCAGGAAAACGGTGCT CTATTCAGGGTATGCTTCCAGCACGTCCACCAGTCTCTCCCCAGAGGCCGGCGTGACTGTGGTCGGAGCAGAACCCACCGGCAAGACTGCTGAAGGAAGAGCCGACGAGGAGGACGAGGGGACCCTCGTCTCAACCTTGCCACAGGAAGGCAAAGTGAGTGAACAGGATGGCAGCTCACAGAGGGTGTCCCAGGCCCGCAAggcaagaagggagagaagggagcacTGGGGAGAGGACAGAGCTCTTACGAGCCCCTCGCTCTGCAGTTCAGTGGAAAGCCACCACAAGGCAGCGGGGAACAAGACCATCCAGAAAGCAGCTGGCCCGTGCTCAGGCGGCCGCAGAGCCACTAGAGATGACCAAAAGGACAAAGGCCACGGCAGCCCGGGGGGCAGCGAGCAGGGCACTGCTCACAAAGGCATCAGCCGTGCTCCCATCACCAACGAGTCCAGGACCTCGCACAAATCGGGCAGGAGCTTATCTACAGCGAGTGCAGGTCCCACCACCGAGAGACTCAGCAGGATCAGCTCTTTCTTCAGGAACGTCAGAGCCAGTCTCACTACAAAGACAGTGGCCTCCTCACGCGATAAATATGTGAGCATCCTGGTGAAGCCAGTGGAAGGGACCCGAATGGAGGCCGTCGTAGAGACAGCAGAGAgtggccaggggctggagatCACTGGAGGTGTGACATCTGACACCATGGAGCCAGTGACCGCTGAAGCCCATCAATAG